A stretch of Borrelia turcica IST7 DNA encodes these proteins:
- a CDS encoding hydroxymethylglutaryl-CoA reductase, degradative translates to MRLSENFRNKSTTEKREEIKSLLKLGVSDYFYDSVDEDFLFSMIENYVGYLSLPIGIVKNLKINGKYYAIPIATEEPSVIAALNGAAKILENANLAYSVGEVLGISQIYIKTNKDLSNIVLALFDKIDIWSKPLLCNMEKRGGGLKRITTKFIGEIGIQKLNIYIDTCDAMGSNLLNAVAERVAHHLTLEFGYECVLKILSNDLNEFIVKANFKLNISEMLEDADESLNLAQNISLISKIGFFEEERAVTHNKGIMNGITGLCVATLNDTRALEACIHKFASRSGKYLPLSKFYLLGDNLVGEIEIPLQVGVKGGAVSTHEAGILSFKIMGIDTKKEFMGVLSCVGLASNFAALRALALDGIQKGHMRLHANKILYMLERDYNITSDEREKILLKMRHNEVYSLDFGLNVLEELRAK, encoded by the coding sequence AGGTGTAAGTGATTACTTTTATGATTCTGTTGATGAAGATTTTCTTTTCAGTATGATAGAAAATTATGTTGGTTATTTGTCCTTACCTATTGGTATTGTTAAGAATTTAAAGATAAATGGCAAATATTATGCTATACCTATTGCCACAGAAGAACCTTCAGTTATAGCTGCATTAAATGGTGCAGCCAAAATACTTGAGAATGCTAATTTAGCATATTCTGTAGGTGAGGTATTAGGTATTTCTCAAATATATATCAAGACAAATAAAGATTTAAGTAATATAGTGCTTGCCCTTTTTGATAAAATTGATATTTGGTCTAAACCTCTTTTATGTAATATGGAAAAGAGAGGTGGAGGACTTAAAAGAATTACAACTAAGTTCATTGGGGAAATTGGTATTCAAAAGTTAAATATTTATATTGATACTTGCGATGCTATGGGTTCAAATTTGCTTAATGCAGTGGCTGAGAGAGTAGCACATCATCTTACTTTGGAGTTTGGATATGAATGTGTTTTAAAAATTTTAAGCAATGATTTAAATGAGTTTATTGTAAAAGCTAATTTTAAATTAAATATTAGTGAAATGCTTGAAGATGCAGATGAATCTTTAAACTTGGCTCAAAATATTTCTCTGATATCTAAGATAGGCTTTTTTGAAGAAGAGCGTGCTGTTACTCACAATAAGGGGATTATGAATGGAATTACGGGATTATGTGTTGCAACACTTAATGATACAAGAGCTCTTGAGGCATGCATACATAAGTTTGCATCAAGGAGTGGCAAGTATTTACCTCTTAGTAAATTTTATCTCTTAGGGGATAATTTAGTTGGAGAGATAGAGATTCCTTTACAAGTTGGAGTTAAAGGAGGAGCTGTAAGTACTCATGAAGCTGGTATATTGAGCTTTAAGATTATGGGCATAGATACTAAAAAGGAATTTATGGGTGTACTCTCTTGTGTTGGACTTGCAAGTAATTTTGCAGCTTTAAGGGCGCTTGCTCTTGATGGAATTCAAAAGGGACATATGAGATTGCATGCTAATAAGATTTTATATATGCTTGAAAGGGATTATAATATAACTAGTGATGAGAGAGAAAAAATATTATTGAAAATGAGGCATAATGAAGTTTATTCTCTTGATTTTGGTCTTAATGTTTTAGAGGAATTAAGAGCAAAATGA